One genomic window of Actinoplanes lobatus includes the following:
- a CDS encoding fibronectin type III domain-containing protein, which produces MLGYRKSAVALSAVVLPLLIAGCSSWSSAERNGADETTSAGGTSWILVDQGQATPSPSTTPGTASPTPSVTLPPLPTASPSASGSANPTCTPRKHSTPIEGLAVTPSSTSAVVTWYHPGGSNIVDYRVTAISQDLVSGVQPEIGWTRSAPAKCGDVSATVPGLQPNSHYVFSVDAVLRRDDLAREGTYTQTVARSFVVTTTSPSDGGRG; this is translated from the coding sequence GTGCTGGGATACCGGAAGTCCGCCGTCGCCCTGTCCGCCGTCGTGCTGCCGCTGCTGATCGCCGGATGCTCCTCCTGGTCGTCGGCCGAGCGGAACGGGGCGGACGAGACGACCTCCGCGGGCGGCACCAGCTGGATCCTGGTGGACCAGGGCCAGGCGACGCCGTCGCCCAGCACCACGCCCGGCACGGCGTCGCCGACCCCGTCGGTCACCCTGCCGCCGCTGCCCACGGCGTCGCCGAGCGCGAGCGGCAGCGCCAACCCGACCTGTACGCCGCGGAAGCACTCCACGCCGATCGAGGGGCTGGCGGTCACGCCGTCCAGCACCAGCGCCGTGGTCACCTGGTACCACCCGGGCGGCTCGAACATCGTCGACTACCGGGTCACCGCGATCAGCCAGGACCTGGTCAGCGGCGTGCAGCCCGAGATCGGCTGGACCCGCAGCGCCCCGGCGAAGTGCGGTGACGTCAGCGCCACGGTGCCCGGCCTCCAGCCGAACAGCCACTACGTCTTCTCGGTCGACGCGGTGCTGAGGCGGGACGACCTGGCACGGGAGGGGACCTACACCCAGACGGTCGCCCGTTCCTTCGTGGTCACCACCACGTCACCGTCAGATGGGGGACGCGGCTGA
- a CDS encoding Na+/H+ antiporter — MESIVDTVVLVAISVVGAALARRLGFVAPLVLLVAGLGLSYVPNFPDAHLEPELVLIGILPPLLYVAALQTSVPAFRLALRPILLLAIGLVVVTALVVGFLVHWLLPAAPLAACVALGAIVAPPDAVSATAIARRVGLPRRVVTILEGESLLNDATALVMVRVSVGALMGTAIGFWDITLAVGRAAGGGLLIGLAFAVAAARLHRKVEDPLLDDAVALLTPFVVVIVAESLHTSSVVAVVVAGLYLGHRIPYLLSPTSRLQMDAVWRLIVFLLEGVVFLLVGLQLRDVVSEIETDTATTLKVTAVVFAALLVIRFLWIYPATYLARLIPRIRNREDRPPATVPTVIAWAGMRGVVTLAAAQTLPPPGVDNVPVYPRELFVFVAFAIIVLTLLVQGTTLPWLARRLGVREDSSAEDALAEAGVQHAAGRAALEALEEHADGAPESVVERLRGLVENRGNNAWERLGSQERETPSAAYGRLRREMISAERHVFKTARNEGRIPEEVLVRAQRELDLEESQLQRSDD, encoded by the coding sequence ATGGAGAGCATCGTCGACACGGTCGTCCTGGTGGCGATCTCGGTGGTCGGCGCGGCCCTCGCCCGCCGGCTGGGCTTCGTGGCGCCGCTGGTCCTGCTGGTCGCCGGGCTGGGTCTGTCCTACGTGCCCAACTTCCCGGACGCGCACCTGGAACCGGAGCTGGTGCTGATCGGGATCCTGCCCCCGCTGCTGTACGTGGCGGCGCTGCAGACCTCGGTCCCCGCGTTCCGGCTGGCGCTGCGGCCGATCCTACTGCTCGCGATCGGTCTCGTGGTCGTGACCGCGCTGGTGGTGGGCTTCCTCGTACATTGGCTTTTGCCCGCCGCGCCGCTTGCCGCGTGCGTCGCGCTCGGGGCGATCGTCGCCCCGCCGGACGCGGTCTCCGCGACCGCGATCGCCCGCCGGGTCGGCCTGCCACGGCGGGTCGTCACCATCCTCGAGGGCGAGAGCCTGCTCAACGACGCGACCGCGCTGGTCATGGTGCGGGTCTCGGTCGGCGCGCTGATGGGCACCGCGATCGGGTTCTGGGACATCACCCTCGCGGTGGGCCGCGCGGCCGGCGGCGGCCTGCTGATCGGCCTGGCGTTCGCGGTGGCGGCGGCCCGGCTGCACCGGAAGGTCGAGGACCCGCTGCTCGACGACGCGGTGGCGCTGCTCACCCCGTTCGTGGTGGTGATCGTCGCGGAGAGCCTGCACACGTCCAGCGTGGTGGCCGTCGTCGTCGCCGGGCTCTACCTCGGGCACCGCATCCCCTATCTGCTGTCGCCCACCTCCCGGTTGCAGATGGACGCGGTCTGGCGGCTGATCGTCTTCCTGCTGGAGGGCGTGGTCTTCCTCCTGGTCGGCCTGCAACTGCGTGACGTGGTCAGCGAGATCGAGACCGACACGGCCACCACCCTCAAGGTCACCGCCGTGGTGTTCGCGGCGCTGCTGGTGATCCGTTTCCTGTGGATCTACCCGGCCACCTATCTGGCCCGGCTCATCCCGCGGATCCGCAACCGGGAGGACCGGCCGCCGGCGACCGTGCCCACCGTGATCGCCTGGGCCGGGATGCGCGGTGTGGTGACCCTGGCCGCCGCGCAGACGCTGCCGCCGCCGGGTGTGGACAACGTCCCGGTCTACCCGCGCGAGCTGTTCGTCTTCGTGGCCTTCGCGATCATCGTGCTCACCCTGCTGGTGCAGGGCACCACCCTGCCGTGGCTGGCCCGCCGCCTCGGCGTACGGGAGGACAGCAGCGCCGAGGACGCGCTGGCCGAGGCCGGGGTGCAGCACGCGGCCGGCCGGGCCGCGCTGGAGGCGCTGGAGGAGCACGCCGACGGCGCGCCCGAGTCGGTGGTGGAGCGACTGCGCGGGCTGGTGGAGAACCGTGGCAACAACGCGTGGGAGCGGCTCGGCAGCCAGGAGCGGGAAACCCCGTCGGCGGCGTACGGTCGGCTCCGGCGGGAGATGATCAGTGCCGAACGGCACGTCTTCAAGACCGCCCGGAACGAGGGGCGGATCCCCGAGGAGGTGCTGGTCCGCGCCCAGCGTGAGCTCGACCTGGAAGAGTCCCAGCTGCAACGGAGTGACGATTGA
- a CDS encoding glycosyltransferase family 4 protein — protein sequence MMLSWEYPPLLVGGLGRHVHALATTLVRAGHEVTVVTRHTPGTLVEEYAEGVRVVRAPDDPPDFEVVDGNLLAWAVAFNHTLTRSALRATRTGRYDVVHAHDWLVAHAAMTVSDHLDVPLVATVHATESGRHQGWLPEAHNHTIDDIERWLATGAARTIVCSAYMKHEVGRLFEVNPDRTDVVFNGVDALRWRARPRAVAAARARYAGSGPLVSCAGRLVYEKGVQHLLSAVPELRDRFPGLRVVIAGDGPYRAELEQLAADLPEVTFAGFLGGHELTALMGASDCYVVPSIYEPFGMVALEAAAAGTPVAAADTGGLAEIVEHGVTGVTFAPNDPAALARAAGSVLADREYARALALRAHERVHEDFNWPAIAARTVDVYELARIQDAGQVTREAESVLARIPSPSTAHSHR from the coding sequence ATGATGCTGAGCTGGGAATACCCGCCACTGCTGGTGGGCGGCCTGGGCCGGCACGTGCACGCGCTCGCCACCACCCTGGTCCGGGCCGGGCACGAGGTCACGGTGGTCACCCGGCACACGCCGGGCACGCTCGTGGAGGAGTACGCCGAGGGCGTCCGTGTGGTCCGCGCCCCGGACGACCCGCCGGACTTCGAGGTGGTCGACGGAAACCTGCTGGCCTGGGCGGTCGCCTTCAACCACACGCTGACCCGGTCCGCGCTGCGCGCCACCCGCACCGGCCGGTACGACGTGGTGCACGCCCACGACTGGCTGGTGGCGCACGCCGCGATGACCGTGAGCGACCACCTGGACGTGCCGCTGGTCGCCACCGTCCACGCCACCGAGTCGGGCCGTCACCAGGGCTGGCTCCCGGAGGCCCACAACCACACCATCGACGACATCGAACGCTGGCTGGCGACCGGCGCGGCCCGCACGATCGTCTGCTCGGCGTACATGAAACACGAGGTCGGCCGCCTGTTCGAGGTGAACCCGGACCGTACCGACGTGGTCTTCAACGGGGTCGACGCGCTGCGCTGGCGGGCCCGGCCGCGCGCCGTGGCCGCCGCCCGCGCCCGGTACGCCGGCTCCGGGCCGCTGGTCAGCTGCGCCGGCCGGCTGGTCTACGAGAAGGGCGTGCAGCACCTGCTGTCCGCCGTGCCCGAGCTGCGGGACCGGTTCCCCGGCCTGCGGGTGGTGATCGCCGGCGACGGGCCGTACCGGGCCGAGCTGGAGCAACTCGCCGCCGACCTTCCGGAGGTGACGTTCGCCGGCTTCCTCGGCGGGCACGAGCTGACCGCTCTGATGGGCGCCTCCGACTGCTACGTGGTGCCGAGCATCTACGAGCCGTTCGGGATGGTGGCCCTGGAGGCGGCCGCCGCCGGGACCCCGGTCGCGGCCGCCGACACCGGTGGCCTCGCCGAGATCGTCGAACACGGCGTGACCGGGGTGACGTTCGCCCCGAACGACCCGGCCGCCCTGGCCCGGGCGGCCGGCTCGGTGCTGGCCGACCGCGAGTACGCCCGGGCCCTGGCGCTGCGCGCCCACGAGCGGGTCCACGAGGACTTCAACTGGCCGGCCATCGCGGCCCGCACCGTCGACGTCTACGAGCTGGCCCGCATCCAGGACGCCGGCCAGGTGACCCGCGAGGCGGAGTCCGTACTGGCCCGCATCCCGTCCCCGTCCACCGCCCACTCCCACCGCTGA
- a CDS encoding DMT family transporter produces the protein MFTTTSSSRALGARLSLLQVSAAGVLWGTTGVVVQVVAERTGLGALAIGFYRLAVAAAVLLLIGLVARRRIVAAFRAAPLAVTVAGVGLAAYQALYFVAVRLGGVSIATVVSLGLAPVLLSAWETLRTRQRPGAAALGASVAAIAGLVLIAGATVEPGAATAAGYGLLAAIGSGVVYAASTAVSRHTTQGVEPLTLTTLSCVIGAVSLLPIAAVEGLSFTPRATPVALLAYAGAVTTALAYALFYTGLRRISGSVAVVVTLLEPLTAALLAVVLIDEPLGAVTIVGGLLLLGAVATLYLDAG, from the coding sequence GTGTTCACCACCACTTCCTCGTCCCGCGCCCTCGGGGCCCGGCTGAGCCTGTTGCAGGTCTCCGCCGCCGGCGTCCTCTGGGGCACCACCGGCGTCGTCGTCCAGGTCGTCGCCGAGCGCACCGGTCTCGGCGCCCTGGCCATCGGCTTCTACCGGCTCGCCGTCGCGGCCGCCGTCCTGCTGCTCATCGGCCTGGTCGCCCGCCGCCGGATCGTGGCCGCGTTCCGGGCGGCGCCGCTCGCCGTCACCGTGGCCGGGGTCGGGCTCGCCGCCTACCAGGCCCTCTACTTCGTGGCCGTCCGTCTCGGCGGGGTCAGCATCGCCACCGTGGTCAGCCTCGGCCTCGCTCCCGTGCTGCTGAGCGCGTGGGAGACACTGCGCACCCGGCAGCGGCCGGGCGCCGCCGCCCTCGGCGCCTCGGTGGCCGCGATCGCCGGCCTCGTGCTGATCGCCGGCGCCACCGTCGAACCGGGCGCCGCCACCGCGGCCGGTTACGGGCTGCTCGCCGCGATCGGGTCCGGCGTCGTCTACGCGGCATCCACCGCTGTCAGCCGGCACACCACCCAGGGCGTCGAGCCGCTGACCCTCACCACCCTGTCCTGCGTGATCGGCGCGGTCAGCCTGCTGCCGATCGCCGCCGTCGAAGGGCTGTCCTTCACCCCGCGGGCCACCCCGGTCGCGCTGCTCGCCTACGCCGGGGCGGTCACCACGGCGCTGGCGTACGCGCTGTTCTACACCGGGTTGCGCCGCATCTCCGGCAGCGTGGCCGTGGTGGTCACCCTGCTCGAACCACTCACCGCCGCGCTGCTCGCCGTCGTCCTGATCGACGAGCCGCTCGGCGCCGTCACCATCGTGGGCGGGCTGCTGCTGCTCGGCGCGGTGGCCACCCTCTACCTCGACGCGGGCTGA
- a CDS encoding amylo-alpha-1,6-glucosidase → MPRNDQITFGPQVCGSVSAEAGGGREWLVTDGLGGYAAGTISGLRTRRRHALLVTSGHVALASLDLTVTLPSGVKVPLYTHEWASGATDPAGHTHLEVFRLVDGLPRWRWRIGDVVVERELAMRHGHPSLAVAHRVVSAPGPIGLAVAAMCTWRTEGTSRRASGPALSVDPVADGVIVDGAYRLHGPGWQPAGFWHVDVHTREDGADDDLWHAGSFFQQAGPGQTVEISAWAGRLGETPPPAPVVIAAERERAHRLVTLSKAEGYGEALVLAADRFVIRTPDGPDVVAGYPGQGRWAGDTMIAYEGLFLDTGRVDEGRELLISRTRAAAGEPSGPAAPWLRHDPLDAPLWLVHAVDRHVARTGDGALAAKLAIPLGRLLRHRLDGSGPLSLDPADGLLRLTAPSGAPGDLPAVPRVGKPVEINALWVNALAAMCELLGETGRDDAEPRARLQLARESFQARFPAPEGWLYDVVEGPATTYPLGAGAYHDDPSLRPHQLLAWSLPYAPMRGRPGGAVQAVGEALLTPLGLRTLAPSEYGYQSRPPAEPDPAYHQGAVWTWLIGPYADACAATGLPVEGLLTGLAAHLGETGVGSLGDTAEGDSPHRAIGCPFSARSVAEVLRVKQRYLT, encoded by the coding sequence GTGCCGCGCAATGATCAGATCACTTTCGGGCCGCAGGTGTGCGGTTCCGTCTCCGCCGAGGCCGGCGGCGGCCGGGAATGGCTCGTCACCGACGGCCTCGGCGGCTACGCGGCGGGCACGATCAGCGGTCTGCGCACCCGCCGCCGGCACGCCCTGCTGGTGACCTCCGGACATGTCGCGCTCGCCTCGCTCGATCTCACCGTGACGCTGCCCTCCGGGGTCAAGGTCCCGCTGTACACCCATGAGTGGGCGTCCGGGGCGACCGACCCGGCCGGGCACACCCACCTGGAGGTGTTCCGGCTGGTCGACGGGCTGCCGCGGTGGCGCTGGCGGATCGGCGACGTGGTGGTCGAGCGGGAACTGGCGATGCGGCACGGCCATCCGTCGCTCGCCGTGGCGCACCGGGTGGTCAGCGCGCCCGGCCCGATCGGTCTGGCGGTCGCCGCGATGTGCACCTGGCGGACCGAGGGCACCTCCCGCCGGGCGAGCGGTCCGGCGCTGTCCGTGGATCCGGTCGCCGACGGCGTGATCGTCGACGGCGCCTACCGGCTGCACGGTCCCGGCTGGCAGCCCGCCGGGTTCTGGCACGTCGACGTGCACACCCGCGAGGACGGCGCGGACGACGACCTCTGGCACGCCGGCTCCTTCTTCCAGCAGGCCGGTCCGGGCCAGACGGTGGAGATCTCGGCGTGGGCCGGCAGGCTCGGCGAGACACCGCCACCCGCGCCGGTGGTCATCGCCGCGGAGCGCGAGCGCGCCCACCGCCTGGTCACCCTCTCCAAGGCCGAGGGGTACGGGGAAGCGCTGGTCCTCGCCGCCGACCGCTTCGTGATCCGCACCCCGGACGGGCCCGACGTGGTCGCCGGCTACCCGGGGCAGGGCCGCTGGGCTGGCGACACGATGATCGCCTACGAGGGGCTGTTCCTCGACACCGGCCGGGTCGACGAGGGCCGTGAGCTGCTGATCTCCCGTACCCGGGCGGCGGCCGGCGAGCCGTCCGGCCCGGCCGCCCCGTGGCTGCGGCACGACCCGCTGGACGCCCCGCTGTGGCTGGTGCACGCGGTGGACCGGCACGTCGCACGGACCGGCGACGGGGCCCTGGCCGCCAAGCTGGCCATCCCGCTCGGCCGGCTCCTGCGGCACCGTCTGGACGGGTCCGGCCCGCTCAGCCTCGACCCGGCCGACGGGCTGCTGCGGCTCACCGCCCCGTCCGGCGCCCCCGGCGACCTGCCGGCCGTACCGCGGGTCGGCAAGCCGGTGGAGATCAACGCGCTGTGGGTGAACGCCCTGGCCGCGATGTGCGAACTGCTCGGCGAGACCGGCCGCGACGACGCTGAGCCGCGGGCCCGGCTGCAACTGGCGCGCGAGTCGTTCCAGGCCCGCTTCCCGGCGCCCGAGGGCTGGCTGTACGACGTGGTCGAGGGCCCGGCCACCACCTACCCCCTCGGCGCGGGCGCCTACCACGACGACCCGTCGCTGCGGCCGCACCAGCTGCTCGCCTGGTCGCTGCCGTACGCCCCGATGCGCGGCCGTCCCGGCGGCGCGGTCCAGGCCGTGGGCGAGGCCCTGCTCACCCCGCTCGGCCTGCGCACCCTCGCCCCGTCCGAGTACGGCTACCAGAGCCGCCCGCCCGCCGAACCCGACCCGGCCTACCACCAGGGCGCCGTCTGGACGTGGCTGATCGGCCCGTACGCGGACGCCTGCGCGGCCACCGGCCTGCCGGTCGAGGGGCTGCTGACCGGGCTCGCGGCGCATCTCGGCGAGACGGGCGTCGGCTCGCTCGGCGACACCGCCGAGGGGGATTCGCCCCACCGGGCCATCGGCTGCCCTTTCTCCGCGCGATCGGTCGCCGAGGTGCTACGAGTGAAACAGCGGTACCTGACGTGA
- a CDS encoding UBP-type zinc finger domain-containing protein, with product MTCQHLKEAVEPAPLSTYPDGCPQCVAAGFQNWVHLRLCLGCGTVACCDSSPRRHMSAHHAAEGHPVMRSFEPGEAWRWCYEDEQLG from the coding sequence TTGACCTGTCAGCATCTCAAGGAGGCGGTGGAACCGGCACCGCTCAGCACCTATCCGGACGGCTGTCCCCAGTGCGTGGCCGCCGGCTTCCAGAACTGGGTGCACCTGCGGCTCTGCCTGGGCTGCGGGACGGTCGCCTGCTGTGACTCGTCGCCGCGGCGGCACATGTCGGCGCACCACGCCGCCGAGGGCCATCCGGTGATGCGGTCCTTCGAGCCCGGCGAGGCCTGGCGCTGGTGCTACGAGGACGAGCAGCTCGGATGA
- a CDS encoding ketopantoate reductase family protein → MRILVVGAGATGGYFGGRLAQAGRDVTFLARPGRAARLAGHGLRIRDPDGETVLHPRAVTEPDGIYDLVLVAVKSYSLDLALSGAAPGIGRHTVIVPLLNGMRHIGTLVQRFGADRAWGGVCMIHATLDEDGGVVRMNGPHRLSFGPLDGDDERVPAVAEVLTGAGFDARASATIVAELWEKWVLLATLGAATTLLRGSIGAINTAPGGRAFLAALAAETSAVAAAAGHPLRPRAVAMLEATIATTEPTTSSMYRDLIQGLPVEGDAIVGDLVAEAERHGVPVPLLAAAHTGLAVYTAAHR, encoded by the coding sequence ATGAGGATCCTGGTCGTCGGCGCCGGGGCCACCGGCGGCTACTTCGGCGGCCGGCTCGCGCAGGCCGGGAGGGACGTCACCTTCCTGGCCCGGCCGGGCCGTGCCGCGCGGCTGGCCGGGCACGGCCTGCGGATCAGGGACCCGGACGGCGAGACGGTCCTGCACCCGCGGGCCGTCACCGAGCCGGACGGCATCTACGACCTGGTCCTCGTCGCGGTCAAGAGCTACTCGCTGGACCTCGCCCTGTCCGGCGCCGCGCCCGGCATCGGCCGGCACACCGTGATCGTGCCGCTGCTCAACGGCATGCGGCACATCGGCACCCTGGTCCAGCGCTTCGGCGCCGACCGCGCCTGGGGCGGCGTCTGCATGATCCACGCGACGCTCGACGAGGATGGCGGCGTGGTCCGGATGAACGGGCCGCACCGGCTGTCGTTCGGACCGCTGGACGGTGACGACGAGCGCGTCCCGGCGGTCGCCGAGGTCCTCACCGGCGCCGGCTTCGACGCCCGGGCGTCGGCCACGATCGTGGCGGAGCTGTGGGAGAAGTGGGTCCTGCTGGCCACCCTCGGGGCGGCCACCACCCTGCTGCGCGGCTCGATCGGGGCGATCAACACGGCCCCCGGCGGGCGCGCCTTCCTGGCGGCGCTGGCCGCCGAGACGTCCGCGGTCGCGGCGGCCGCCGGGCACCCGCTGCGGCCCCGGGCGGTCGCCATGCTGGAGGCCACCATCGCCACGACCGAGCCGACCACCTCGTCGATGTACCGCGACCTGATCCAGGGCCTGCCGGTCGAGGGCGACGCCATCGTCGGTGACCTGGTCGCCGAGGCGGAGCGGCACGGTGTGCCGGTGCCGCTGCTCGCCGCCGCGCACACCGGTCTCGCCGTCTACACGGCCGCCCACCGCTAG
- a CDS encoding GNAT family N-acetyltransferase: MIRLRQPADLERCVAVLRAVHEADGYPLNWPADPIRWLAPEIELCSWVATGTDGEVLGHVAVHRDAELSRLFVAPAARRRSLAGRLVGVAREWAAGNGRTLTLNVPEDERRTGAVAFYEATGWRHTHTAVADWTGPDGRPVRLRHYAIGPDR; the protein is encoded by the coding sequence GTGATCCGGCTCCGGCAGCCGGCCGACCTGGAGCGCTGCGTGGCCGTCCTGCGCGCCGTCCACGAGGCGGACGGCTATCCGCTGAACTGGCCGGCCGATCCGATCCGCTGGCTCGCCCCGGAGATCGAGCTGTGCTCGTGGGTGGCGACCGGTACGGACGGCGAGGTGCTGGGCCACGTGGCCGTCCACCGGGACGCCGAGCTCTCCCGGCTCTTCGTCGCCCCGGCCGCCCGCCGCCGTTCGCTGGCCGGGCGGCTGGTCGGCGTCGCCCGGGAGTGGGCCGCCGGGAACGGGCGCACGCTCACGCTGAACGTCCCGGAGGACGAGCGGCGAACCGGGGCGGTCGCCTTCTACGAGGCGACCGGCTGGCGCCACACCCACACCGCCGTCGCCGACTGGACCGGGCCCGACGGCCGCCCGGTCCGGCTGCGGCACTACGCGATCGGGCCCGATCGCTGA
- a CDS encoding EcsC family protein has protein sequence MKADPQYAPEHLALEAIRRLGPEAADWHARMRADRPELEPEQLAGLAVRHFTNLARVSGAVSGATGLPGAVLDVGVLAWTQARMVLHIAAAYGADPAAPERATDLLVLQRVHRLAESARTALGVAAGRERASRIFTGDSGRPLAGVLVTLGVKLARMAGLKTAKRLFAKMIPGAGMILGTWVNSAATKDLARRAGECYRIP, from the coding sequence ATGAAGGCCGACCCGCAGTACGCGCCCGAGCATCTCGCTCTGGAGGCGATCCGCCGGCTCGGTCCGGAGGCCGCCGACTGGCACGCCCGGATGCGCGCCGACCGTCCCGAGTTGGAGCCGGAGCAACTGGCCGGCCTCGCCGTCCGGCACTTCACCAACCTGGCCCGCGTCTCCGGGGCGGTGTCCGGCGCGACCGGCCTGCCCGGAGCGGTCCTCGACGTCGGGGTGCTCGCCTGGACCCAGGCCCGGATGGTGCTGCACATCGCGGCCGCGTACGGCGCCGACCCGGCGGCCCCGGAGCGCGCCACCGATCTGCTCGTGCTCCAGCGGGTGCACCGGCTGGCCGAGTCCGCCCGTACCGCACTCGGTGTCGCGGCCGGACGGGAACGCGCCAGCCGGATCTTCACCGGTGACTCCGGGCGGCCGCTCGCCGGCGTACTGGTGACCCTGGGTGTGAAACTCGCCCGGATGGCCGGGCTCAAGACCGCGAAGCGGCTGTTCGCCAAGATGATCCCGGGCGCCGGCATGATCCTCGGCACCTGGGTGAACTCGGCGGCCACCAAGGACCTGGCCCGGCGCGCGGGGGAGTGTTACCGCATTCCCTAA
- a CDS encoding proteasome assembly chaperone family protein, translating into MLDPHGLYEVTGDLPALDGPVLIQAFTGFVDAGSAIQLARDNLLEHLESEVVATFDLDQLLDYRSRRPLMIFEADHFTSYEDPVLALHLVKDQLGTSFLMLAGPEPDLQWERFIAAVTGLIDRLGVKVTVGLNAIPMAVPHTRPVGVTAHATDKRLLGEHESWLQRVQVPASVGNLLEFRLGNSGHDALGYAAHVPHYLAQTGYPAAAELLLDSVSANTGLALPTGELRESAKLVRVEVDKQIADDEQATRLVASLEAQYDAFIRGRQGNLLADSDTPLPTAEELGAELERFLAEQGRDDN; encoded by the coding sequence GTGCTCGACCCACACGGGCTCTACGAGGTGACCGGTGACCTGCCGGCTCTGGACGGCCCGGTGCTCATCCAGGCGTTCACCGGTTTCGTCGACGCGGGCAGCGCCATCCAGCTGGCCCGCGACAATCTGCTGGAGCATCTGGAGAGCGAGGTCGTCGCCACGTTCGACCTGGACCAGCTGCTGGACTACCGGTCCCGCCGCCCTCTGATGATCTTCGAGGCCGACCACTTCACCAGCTACGAGGACCCGGTCCTCGCCCTGCACCTGGTCAAGGACCAGTTGGGCACATCGTTCCTGATGCTCGCGGGTCCCGAGCCGGACCTCCAGTGGGAGCGTTTCATCGCCGCGGTGACCGGCCTGATCGACCGTCTCGGCGTCAAGGTCACGGTCGGCCTCAACGCCATCCCGATGGCCGTCCCGCACACCCGCCCGGTCGGCGTCACGGCGCACGCCACCGACAAGCGCCTGCTCGGCGAGCACGAGTCGTGGTTGCAGCGGGTCCAGGTGCCGGCCAGTGTCGGCAACCTTCTCGAGTTCCGGCTCGGCAACTCCGGCCACGACGCGCTGGGCTACGCCGCCCACGTCCCGCACTATCTGGCCCAGACCGGCTATCCGGCGGCCGCGGAGCTGCTGCTCGACTCGGTGTCGGCGAACACCGGCCTGGCCCTGCCGACCGGTGAGCTGCGGGAGTCCGCCAAGCTGGTCCGCGTCGAGGTGGACAAGCAGATCGCCGACGACGAGCAGGCCACCCGCCTGGTCGCCTCGCTGGAGGCACAGTACGACGCCTTCATCCGCGGCCGTCAGGGCAATCTGCTGGCCGACTCGGACACCCCGCTGCCGACCGCGGAGGAGCTCGGCGCGGAGCTGGAGCGCTTCCTGGCCGAGCAGGGCCGCGACGACAACTGA
- a CDS encoding class I SAM-dependent methyltransferase, with amino-acid sequence MDHTGARVREIRRRLREKGPEWTRGPELDFAAVTLPERDCDLLRDLLIAERVETVVEIGLAYGSSALAIGEALLAAGRPNPRHLVVDPFQWEAYRDTGWRLLAEAGLGPVAALIREPSSLALPRMLTDGIVADAAFVDGSHRFHEVFLDLYYLRRIVRPGGLIVLDDDWAPSVRTAVRYYERNLGWTVIPEAFARGTRIAAGVRTAERMRGSGGPDVAGPPRCRAVRLPAEPFEPDFDAFRPFGAEDR; translated from the coding sequence ATGGACCACACTGGAGCACGGGTTCGGGAGATACGCCGAAGGCTGCGCGAAAAGGGTCCGGAGTGGACCCGCGGGCCGGAACTGGACTTCGCGGCGGTCACCCTGCCGGAGCGCGACTGCGACCTGCTCCGCGACCTGCTGATCGCCGAGCGGGTGGAGACGGTGGTCGAGATCGGGCTGGCGTACGGCAGTTCGGCGCTCGCGATCGGTGAGGCGCTGCTGGCGGCCGGGCGGCCGAACCCGCGGCATCTCGTCGTCGACCCGTTCCAGTGGGAGGCCTACCGCGACACCGGATGGCGCCTGCTGGCGGAGGCCGGGCTGGGCCCGGTCGCCGCCCTGATCCGGGAGCCGTCGTCGCTCGCGCTGCCCCGGATGCTCACCGACGGGATCGTGGCGGACGCGGCGTTCGTGGACGGCAGTCACCGGTTCCACGAGGTGTTCCTCGACCTCTACTACCTTCGCAGGATCGTCAGACCGGGCGGGCTGATCGTCCTGGACGACGACTGGGCGCCCTCGGTCCGGACCGCGGTCCGCTACTACGAGCGCAACCTCGGCTGGACGGTGATCCCGGAGGCCTTCGCCCGGGGCACCCGGATCGCCGCGGGCGTCCGGACCGCCGAGCGGATGCGCGGGTCCGGCGGCCCGGACGTCGCGGGCCCGCCGCGCTGCCGGGCCGTCCGGCTCCCCGCCGAACCGTTCGAGCCGGACTTCGACGCCTTCCGGCCGTTCGGTGCGGAGGACCGGTGA